A genomic segment from Methanolobus zinderi encodes:
- a CDS encoding protein-glutamate methylesterase/protein-glutamine glutaminase: MTINVLVVDDSALMRKVISDILSEDEELKVIATARNGLDAVQKVERFRPDVVTLDVEMPELDGLHALGYIMSECPTPVVMLTAVDEKSAERTLSAFEYGAVDFIQKPSGNISLNISDIAKNIRQKVKMAAKVDLKKLEFMEEQVTKSREDIGKKREKKPLTNLGSVKRKPLSRQKILAIASSTGGPRALEQVIPKLPGNLNIPVVIVQHMPAGFTASLAQRLDTQSKLKVCEAKDGETVRNGVVYLAPGNFHMEIVRKNINGRDREVISLNQKPREQGVRPCANILFKSLVPIYGQNILSVILTGMGADGADGAEEIKKTGGKVITEDEKSCVVYGMPKVAVQRGLSDSVVALEKISDEIVMMLK, translated from the coding sequence ATGACTATCAATGTTCTTGTAGTCGATGACTCGGCACTGATGCGCAAGGTTATCTCGGATATCCTCTCAGAAGACGAGGAATTAAAAGTAATAGCAACAGCCAGGAACGGACTTGATGCTGTGCAAAAAGTCGAAAGATTCAGACCTGATGTTGTTACCCTTGACGTCGAAATGCCGGAACTTGACGGTTTGCATGCACTCGGATATATTATGAGTGAATGCCCCACACCTGTGGTGATGCTCACAGCCGTCGATGAAAAGTCTGCAGAAAGAACATTGAGTGCTTTTGAATACGGAGCAGTTGACTTTATCCAGAAACCTTCCGGGAATATCAGCCTGAACATCTCAGACATAGCCAAAAATATCCGCCAGAAAGTGAAGATGGCAGCAAAGGTGGATCTTAAAAAACTTGAGTTCATGGAAGAGCAGGTTACCAAGTCCAGGGAGGACATTGGCAAAAAAAGGGAGAAAAAGCCTTTGACCAACCTGGGAAGCGTTAAAAGAAAACCTTTATCCAGGCAGAAGATACTCGCCATAGCCTCTTCTACCGGAGGACCCCGTGCACTCGAGCAGGTCATACCAAAGCTGCCCGGCAATCTAAACATACCTGTTGTTATAGTTCAGCATATGCCAGCCGGATTTACGGCTTCACTGGCACAGAGGCTTGATACGCAATCAAAACTCAAGGTATGTGAAGCAAAGGACGGAGAAACAGTCAGGAACGGGGTTGTTTACCTGGCACCCGGCAATTTCCATATGGAGATAGTCCGGAAAAATATCAATGGAAGGGACAGGGAAGTAATCTCCCTGAATCAAAAACCCCGTGAGCAAGGGGTCAGACCCTGTGCGAATATTCTTTTCAAATCACTGGTGCCGATATACGGACAGAACATACTGTCTGTCATACTTACAGGAATGGGAGCCGACGGAGCAGATGGTGCGGAAGAGATAAAGAAGACCGGAGGAAAAGTGATCACTGAGGATGAAAAATCCTGCGTGGTTTACGGAATGCCAAAAGTTGCTGTTCAGCGTGGTCTCTCGGATAGTGTTGTGGCTCTTGAGAAAATATCGGATGAGATCGTAATGATGCTTAAATAA
- a CDS encoding DUF7524 family protein: protein MQQVHINRLGVNSIEFDTDTVEIPLSPGEERSFEIVMINYGAPTHVNLAVSDSLFENITILEDNPYVRHEEYIPLIARISYDGRIYTQGQVFVTVGYGSKKESFNLNIGSPGPDESNFSVDVDESLSSPKKSSSPVVSRKREWGTHLPKISLQMLESTVKLASSRSLYLMAALLIVISATMLALTFTSIDLEPLFGFYQAVFYSILLTSFMAFLLIKLPIFK from the coding sequence TTGCAACAGGTACACATCAACAGACTTGGAGTAAACTCCATAGAGTTCGATACCGATACTGTTGAAATACCCCTGTCTCCCGGTGAGGAGCGCAGTTTTGAGATCGTAATGATAAATTACGGTGCTCCAACACACGTCAATCTGGCTGTCAGCGATTCACTGTTTGAGAATATCACCATTCTTGAAGACAATCCTTATGTCAGGCATGAAGAATACATCCCTCTCATTGCCAGGATATCATATGACGGGAGAATCTATACGCAGGGCCAGGTATTTGTTACAGTGGGATACGGTTCTAAGAAAGAAAGCTTTAATCTGAACATAGGGAGTCCGGGTCCTGATGAAAGCAATTTCTCAGTGGATGTGGACGAATCACTGTCCAGTCCTAAAAAAAGCTCTTCTCCGGTAGTTTCCCGTAAACGTGAATGGGGCACACACCTGCCAAAGATATCCCTGCAGATGCTGGAATCAACAGTTAAGCTGGCATCTTCCAGGTCTCTTTACCTTATGGCTGCATTACTGATAGTCATATCTGCAACAATGCTTGCACTGACGTTTACTTCCATTGACCTTGAACCGCTCTTTGGTTTTTATCAGGCGGTCTTTTATTCAATACTCTTAACTTCTTTCATGGCTTTTCTATTAATCAAATTACCAATATTTAAGTAA
- a CDS encoding chemotaxis protein CheC, whose translation MRIEELNELEASALREIVNIGVGNAVTSLSKMIGKQIKIEVPELKIERIEKVPEIAGGADTVVSGVIMHVDGDINGYIMMLLSKETAEAICATISGEEEVDIFNELNQSMIEEVGHILAGSYVSSLSEFLGLELRISPPMQTFDMLGAIMDHILIEMSRNVESTLLFDTFFTLEGHRMEGILLTLFDPESMDKILNRISEMV comes from the coding sequence ATGAGGATAGAAGAGCTGAATGAACTGGAAGCCAGTGCATTAAGGGAAATCGTCAATATTGGCGTTGGAAATGCAGTAACCTCACTTTCTAAAATGATCGGTAAGCAGATCAAGATCGAGGTCCCTGAACTTAAGATCGAGCGCATAGAGAAGGTACCTGAGATCGCAGGAGGTGCCGATACTGTTGTCTCAGGAGTGATAATGCATGTTGACGGGGACATTAACGGCTACATCATGATGTTGCTGTCAAAGGAAACCGCAGAAGCAATTTGTGCCACTATCAGCGGAGAAGAAGAGGTAGACATCTTCAATGAACTGAATCAGTCAATGATCGAAGAAGTGGGACATATACTTGCAGGATCTTATGTCAGTTCCCTTTCCGAATTCCTGGGACTTGAACTTAGGATTTCACCACCCATGCAGACCTTTGATATGCTCGGAGCCATCATGGACCACATACTTATCGAGATGAGCAGGAATGTGGAAAGCACTCTTCTTTTTGATACTTTCTTCACACTGGAAGGTCACAGGATGGAAGGCATACTGCTCACATTGTTCGATCCCGAATCAATGGACAAAATACTGAACAGGATTTCCGAGATGGTTTGA
- a CDS encoding methytransferase partner Trm112, producing MKKDLMEILACPICKGDLVLNVEKEDENEVISGTLYCSVCNEYYPIEEGIPNMLPPDLRE from the coding sequence ATGAAAAAGGACCTGATGGAAATTCTTGCATGCCCCATCTGTAAAGGTGATCTTGTTCTGAACGTTGAGAAGGAAGACGAAAATGAGGTCATTTCCGGAACCCTTTACTGTTCCGTTTGTAATGAATACTATCCTATAGAGGAAGGCATACCCAATATGCTCCCGCCTGACCTCAGGGAATGA
- a CDS encoding CheR family methyltransferase, which translates to MMLKAAANKKSKEDADFASLKNIIKTRLGFNCEYYKDSHFRRRIDVRLRATGSENFGEYIQVLKQDQNEQDILLETLTVNVTNFFRNSEVYDIIEKEVLPAVIKSKGIGMNKSIKIWSAGCSIGVEAYSIAMLFHHILGNRIGRYNISITGTDIDKASLQHARNGIYSEVEMKDVRPDFMQRYFVKEGNQYHIKDELKKMTRFKPHDMISGPKMGGFDIIFCRNVTIYFEKELQEKLYMKFYEGLNKDGFFVMGKTETLLGPSKDLFRSYNAKERIYAK; encoded by the coding sequence ATGATGCTAAAAGCTGCAGCAAACAAAAAATCTAAAGAGGATGCAGATTTTGCATCACTCAAGAATATAATAAAGACCAGACTTGGATTCAACTGTGAATACTACAAGGACTCCCATTTCAGGAGAAGGATCGATGTCAGACTAAGAGCCACCGGCTCTGAAAATTTCGGAGAGTATATCCAGGTCCTCAAGCAGGACCAGAACGAGCAGGATATTCTTCTGGAAACCCTCACGGTCAATGTCACGAATTTCTTCAGGAATTCCGAGGTTTATGATATTATAGAAAAAGAGGTACTTCCTGCCGTGATCAAGTCGAAGGGTATCGGTATGAACAAGTCCATAAAAATATGGAGTGCCGGCTGTTCCATAGGTGTGGAGGCATATTCCATTGCAATGCTGTTCCACCACATCCTTGGAAACAGGATAGGCAGATATAATATCAGCATAACCGGAACCGATATTGACAAGGCAAGTCTACAGCATGCACGAAACGGCATATACAGCGAAGTAGAGATGAAGGACGTCAGACCTGATTTTATGCAGAGATACTTCGTAAAAGAAGGAAATCAGTACCATATCAAGGACGAGCTCAAAAAGATGACCCGCTTCAAACCACATGATATGATATCGGGTCCCAAGATGGGTGGTTTTGATATCATTTTCTGCAGAAATGTCACGATATATTTTGAAAAAGAACTACAGGAAAAGCTCTATATGAAATTCTATGAAGGCCTCAATAAGGATGGGTTCTTTGTAATGGGAAAAACGGAAACACTCCTGGGACCATCTAAAGACCTTTTCAGGTCCTATAATGCAAAGGAGAGAATATACGCCAAATAA
- a CDS encoding chemotaxis protein CheD, which yields MADSAVAKKPAKITTLGLGSCVGIALYDKRSCVGGMVHIMLPSVENARSKDNAAKFADTGIPHLLDCMLAEGASKSAIKAKIAGGARMFSFNSNAQLNIGERNVVATKEVLRKLRIPIIAEDTGANYGRTIVLDTENGKLTVKSALKGEKIY from the coding sequence ATGGCAGACAGCGCAGTAGCAAAAAAACCCGCAAAGATCACAACCCTTGGATTGGGTTCGTGTGTAGGCATAGCCTTGTATGACAAGAGAAGCTGTGTCGGCGGAATGGTGCACATAATGCTTCCCAGCGTAGAGAATGCAAGGTCAAAGGACAATGCAGCCAAGTTTGCAGACACGGGAATACCCCATCTGCTTGATTGCATGCTGGCAGAAGGTGCCAGCAAGAGTGCGATCAAAGCCAAGATCGCAGGCGGTGCAAGGATGTTTTCCTTTAATTCGAACGCACAGCTGAATATAGGAGAGCGCAACGTGGTCGCGACAAAGGAAGTCCTGAGAAAACTGAGGATACCTATTATCGCCGAGGATACCGGTGCAAACTATGGTCGTACGATCGTACTCGACACTGAAAACGGTAAACTTACGGTGAAAAGTGCACTGAAAGGTGAAAAAATATATTAA
- a CDS encoding response regulator: protein MSKVMIVDDAAFMRMVIKDILKKNGHEVVAECVDGLDAVQKYPEAKPELVFMDIVMPNMEGIDALKKIMEMDPDAKVVMCSSIGQQSVVTDALKCGAQDFIVKPFDAAKVLEVIGKVM, encoded by the coding sequence ATGTCAAAAGTAATGATCGTGGACGATGCCGCTTTTATGCGTATGGTCATCAAGGACATCCTGAAAAAAAACGGCCATGAAGTCGTAGCAGAATGTGTTGATGGATTAGATGCTGTTCAGAAATATCCGGAAGCAAAACCCGAACTCGTTTTCATGGACATAGTCATGCCAAATATGGAAGGCATAGATGCACTCAAGAAGATAATGGAGATGGATCCTGATGCAAAGGTAGTTATGTGCTCATCCATAGGGCAGCAGTCTGTAGTAACAGACGCCCTCAAATGCGGAGCTCAGGATTTCATAGTTAAACCGTTTGATGCTGCCAAGGTGCTTGAAGTAATCGGGAAAGTAATGTAA
- a CDS encoding chemotaxis protein CheC, whose translation MAEMDEMAKGAFQEAGNIGMGHLATSLSKMVNREVKIDIPSVEMLSLEDIISKASEGKQKTVVGIHLQLSGDVTGGTLILLPKFSALSFSDLLMKKPIGTTNKIEEMQMRKLREMGVRLCSSYMRVVNEFLGLNLKVGDPTMEVNMEGVSEFIQKEIGELADDFIVVKGECFIPSTNSRNEFNMLFEPEASDVIMAAVMKKMMG comes from the coding sequence ATGGCTGAAATGGACGAAATGGCAAAAGGAGCATTCCAGGAAGCAGGAAATATCGGGATGGGGCATCTGGCAACTTCTCTTTCCAAGATGGTGAACAGAGAGGTTAAGATCGATATACCCAGCGTGGAAATGCTCTCACTGGAAGATATTATTTCCAAGGCATCCGAAGGAAAACAAAAAACAGTAGTAGGAATTCACCTCCAGCTATCCGGTGATGTGACCGGAGGTACACTTATATTGCTCCCTAAATTCTCCGCGCTTTCATTTTCCGACCTGTTAATGAAAAAACCGATCGGCACTACCAACAAAATAGAAGAGATGCAGATGCGCAAGCTGAGAGAAATGGGAGTGCGCCTCTGTAGTTCCTATATGCGTGTGGTCAACGAATTCCTCGGACTCAACCTGAAAGTGGGTGATCCGACCATGGAAGTGAACATGGAAGGAGTTTCAGAGTTCATACAAAAAGAAATAGGAGAACTTGCTGACGATTTCATAGTTGTCAAAGGAGAATGCTTCATTCCCTCTACCAATTCCAGAAACGAATTCAATATGCTTTTCGAACCTGAGGCCAGTGATGTGATCATGGCAGCAGTGATGAAGAAGATGATGGGATGA
- a CDS encoding nucleoside recognition domain-containing protein, translating to MFSILIDVLDFAIPVLIMIFVGLFGTGILIELGLMQKLSRFASPLFKYTNLPDTCASAFIVAMGSTVAANSMVVNFRDGKCINERETMICALLNSTPAYIRGIITYQIPIVLPALGAVVGGFYVMVFIITAIVKISTVVILSRLFLTKNHCIFEEEITEKKITLKEAVKGSLERNRKLFIKIVVIYLGMTTLVFYLRDIGAFEAFSVLPVAEVFGVPAESIVPLTSYVASPILGISLLGPMISSNSISYHQAMIVLMLGSMFMLPLFSFRSLLPRYISIFGPRIGLRIVAFSTSLSILVRFCVLLILLFVI from the coding sequence ATGTTCTCGATCCTGATCGATGTACTTGACTTTGCAATTCCCGTACTCATAATGATATTTGTCGGGTTATTCGGTACCGGGATCCTGATCGAGCTGGGGCTTATGCAGAAACTTTCCCGCTTTGCAAGTCCACTCTTCAAATATACGAACCTGCCGGATACATGTGCATCCGCATTCATCGTGGCCATGGGATCCACTGTCGCAGCTAATAGCATGGTGGTAAATTTCAGGGACGGGAAATGTATCAATGAGAGGGAGACCATGATCTGTGCACTGCTCAACAGCACACCTGCATACATCAGGGGGATAATCACCTACCAGATACCCATTGTACTCCCGGCACTGGGTGCAGTCGTGGGCGGATTCTATGTAATGGTCTTTATCATCACCGCCATCGTAAAGATAAGTACCGTTGTAATTCTCAGTAGACTCTTCCTGACAAAGAATCACTGCATCTTCGAGGAAGAGATAACCGAGAAAAAAATAACTTTAAAAGAAGCGGTAAAGGGATCCCTGGAGCGTAACCGGAAACTCTTCATCAAGATCGTGGTGATATATCTTGGAATGACAACACTTGTATTCTACCTGAGGGATATTGGTGCATTTGAAGCTTTCAGTGTACTACCTGTCGCCGAGGTTTTCGGAGTTCCCGCAGAAAGCATAGTTCCCCTCACAAGCTATGTGGCAAGCCCTATACTGGGAATCTCTTTGCTTGGACCCATGATCAGTAGCAACAGCATTTCCTACCATCAGGCAATGATAGTTCTCATGCTCGGGAGTATGTTCATGCTACCCCTGTTCAGTTTCAGAAGCCTGCTACCACGTTATATCTCAATTTTCGGGCCACGTATAGGGCTGCGCATAGTTGCATTCTCCACAAGTCTTAGCATTCTTGTCAGATTCTGTGTGCTGTTAATCCTTCTCTTTGTCATATAA
- a CDS encoding chemotaxis protein CheA, producing the protein MDMSEYKDIFKAESEEHLQQLNESLLGLEQNPKEMEFINTMFRSAHTLKGMSATMGFGTIAELTHEMENLMDMIRKCQVAVNDSLIDILFECLDTLEALVDNVDSDEEVNISHLQATLAQAMDGTICAAESITDAAEDLAASQIEPDSSDEEMVLPEIDLSNEEKESIESAKEDGYNISSLKVVLDESCVLKSARSTLVLINISKLGQIIKCIPSETDLEDEKFDRDFTIIYSTKESDETIEEAIGKISEVKDIEITPLYICDSGEKEESSEEKKASSSAGESTSAVKRPDTVKSIQSVRVNIERLDNLMNLVGELIINKIRLNQLASDLNAKHLDESLANLDRLTNEIQTEVMESRMVPIDQIFSRFPRMVRDLAKSEGKQINLVIEGKEIELDRTVLDEIGDPLVHLLRNAVDHGIEPAEERTKAGKPEAGFVGLSASRQRNSVLIEVEDDGKGMDPEHLRDVAVKKGILSREEVDKLSDTEALNLIFYPGFSGAKVITDVSGRGVGMDAVKTKIEALGGSVKVSSVQGQGSSIKLQLPLTVAIIQSLMVKVAKETYAIPLANVVRDVGIKASEIKTIEGKEVIMLRGEVLPLLRLHDVLDSPYETEEKENLIVVVVERMGQNIGFVVDQLLGQQEVIIKTLDNKLLKNTKGFAGATILGDGSVALILDIATLI; encoded by the coding sequence ATGGACATGTCAGAATACAAAGATATCTTTAAAGCTGAGTCCGAAGAACATCTGCAGCAGTTAAATGAATCTCTTCTGGGGCTTGAACAAAACCCAAAGGAGATGGAATTCATCAATACAATGTTCCGTTCGGCACATACTCTCAAGGGTATGTCGGCTACCATGGGCTTTGGAACAATTGCCGAGCTGACCCATGAGATGGAGAACCTCATGGACATGATCCGTAAATGCCAGGTCGCTGTCAACGATTCACTCATCGATATCCTGTTTGAATGTCTCGACACCCTTGAAGCCCTTGTAGATAATGTGGACAGCGATGAAGAGGTAAACATATCCCACCTTCAGGCCACACTTGCGCAGGCCATGGACGGTACGATCTGCGCTGCAGAGAGCATAACAGATGCTGCAGAAGACCTTGCAGCCAGCCAGATAGAACCTGATTCATCAGATGAGGAAATGGTTCTGCCTGAGATCGATCTTTCGAATGAGGAAAAGGAATCTATTGAAAGTGCAAAGGAGGATGGTTACAATATATCTTCGCTGAAGGTAGTCCTCGACGAGTCCTGTGTATTGAAATCCGCAAGATCAACACTGGTCCTCATAAATATCTCAAAGCTGGGACAGATCATCAAATGCATTCCCTCTGAAACAGACCTGGAAGATGAAAAGTTTGACAGGGATTTCACAATCATCTATTCAACAAAAGAAAGCGATGAGACCATTGAAGAAGCCATCGGAAAAATCTCTGAAGTAAAGGATATTGAGATCACACCCCTGTATATCTGTGACAGCGGAGAAAAAGAGGAAAGTTCCGAAGAGAAAAAGGCAAGCAGTTCAGCCGGAGAGAGTACTTCTGCTGTCAAGAGGCCGGATACTGTAAAGAGCATACAGAGTGTCAGGGTGAACATCGAACGCCTGGACAACCTGATGAACTTGGTGGGTGAGCTTATCATAAACAAGATCAGGCTCAACCAGCTTGCATCCGACCTTAATGCAAAACACCTGGATGAATCGCTGGCCAATCTTGACCGGCTTACAAACGAGATCCAGACAGAGGTCATGGAATCCAGGATGGTACCCATCGACCAGATATTCAGCAGGTTCCCGAGGATGGTCAGGGACCTTGCAAAATCAGAAGGTAAACAGATCAACCTTGTTATCGAAGGTAAAGAAATCGAACTTGACAGAACGGTACTCGATGAGATTGGCGATCCGCTGGTCCACCTTCTTAGAAATGCAGTGGACCATGGCATAGAACCTGCAGAAGAACGTACAAAAGCAGGGAAACCCGAAGCAGGATTTGTCGGTCTTTCCGCATCAAGGCAGCGTAACAGCGTCCTCATTGAAGTCGAGGATGACGGCAAGGGTATGGACCCGGAACACCTCAGGGACGTCGCTGTTAAGAAAGGCATACTGAGCCGCGAGGAGGTTGACAAGCTCTCGGACACAGAGGCACTTAACCTGATATTCTATCCCGGATTCAGCGGTGCAAAGGTGATCACTGATGTCTCTGGAAGAGGAGTCGGGATGGATGCTGTCAAGACCAAGATAGAAGCACTTGGAGGAAGTGTGAAGGTCAGCTCCGTACAGGGGCAGGGAAGTTCCATAAAACTGCAGCTTCCGCTCACCGTGGCTATTATCCAGTCCCTCATGGTCAAGGTTGCAAAAGAGACCTATGCAATCCCGCTGGCCAATGTGGTCAGGGATGTGGGTATCAAAGCAAGTGAAATCAAAACCATAGAAGGAAAAGAGGTTATTATGCTGCGCGGGGAAGTTCTTCCCCTTTTAAGACTCCATGATGTTCTTGATTCCCCTTATGAGACAGAAGAGAAGGAGAATCTTATTGTTGTTGTCGTTGAGAGAATGGGTCAAAACATCGGATTTGTAGTTGACCAGCTTCTCGGACAGCAGGAAGTAATTATCAAAACACTTGACAACAAGCTTTTGAAAAACACAAAAGGATTTGCAGGGGCAACCATCCTGGGAGATGGAAGTGTTGCACTGATCCTTGATATTGCAACTTTGATATAA
- a CDS encoding chemotaxis protein CheC, with the protein MNIVLDKFYYDALNEVGNIGMGNATTALSQLVGKSVSVSGSAFTLLGLNDISTEHEYNRIGAIVKVVGDLNGGFLLMLNQKHSDSLSEMLLEQNEHEDDGYMRRSVVVEVANILAGSYYNALSKFLDLSVIPSIPIISEGSPDDLLKKCSQHFNGKIEHVMGLTTLFEIQSEDQYQSLSGDMYMLMDSGSMKTILNRIDTMRT; encoded by the coding sequence ATGAACATTGTACTTGACAAATTCTATTATGATGCACTGAACGAAGTAGGCAATATAGGAATGGGAAATGCTACCACAGCCCTTTCCCAGCTTGTAGGAAAATCAGTCAGTGTCAGTGGATCGGCGTTTACCTTACTCGGCCTGAACGATATCTCCACAGAACACGAATACAACCGGATCGGAGCTATAGTTAAGGTGGTGGGAGACCTGAACGGTGGTTTCCTTCTCATGCTTAACCAGAAACATTCCGATTCACTGTCAGAGATGTTGCTTGAGCAAAACGAACACGAGGACGATGGTTATATGCGAAGGTCAGTGGTGGTGGAAGTGGCAAATATCCTTGCAGGTTCATATTATAATGCATTATCCAAGTTCCTTGATCTTTCGGTAATACCTTCGATCCCGATAATATCTGAGGGAAGCCCGGATGATCTGCTGAAAAAATGCAGTCAGCACTTCAACGGGAAAATCGAGCATGTCATGGGGCTTACTACACTTTTCGAAATCCAGTCAGAGGACCAGTACCAGAGTCTGAGCGGTGACATGTACATGCTGATGGACTCCGGCTCCATGAAGACGATCCTTAACAGAATAGACACAATGCGTACCTGA
- the pilM gene encoding pilus assembly protein PilM, producing MSTTHFALDIGTRTVVGLIVEGEEPLEIKAACILEHNQRSMHDGQIHDVDRVAEVVQKVKKELEETIGHELTRASVAVAGRALKTSKVKLSIDLPYGEISKKEISELEFEAVARAGSEIDCDERFNCVGYSVVGYELEGQKISSLEGHTGSSISVELLATFLPETVVNSMFAVLDRCGLEAESVTLEPIAALNIAIPRDTRKLNLALVDIGAGTSDIAVTSEGTVVGYGMVPEAGDEITDFICEHYLLDFKKGEEIKQQLVDEDKVEIKDIFGVGTEIQTSEIISVIEDEVDRLAGHIAEEIISINGNPPRAVVLVGGGSQTATLKEKLAEHLGIPVQRIGSRLPEMIEDLEDRTGKVTGADMITPLGIALTSIHNDGIDFIEASVNGTNVHLMDLNGLTVMDALVATRIKRMYPRPGMALTLKVNSEFVTIEGETGQHASIRLDGNKASLGDPISSGSRIEFNPPVDGKDASITVRDLAARQGITMKVDVTINGRKEKQTPLLRVNGERVEPDTEIPDRAELIIAPATVKEVLHTMADSDPEEKLQITLNRRSKVLDRAEYTVELNGEAVVPKYFDDTVIKDGDVLHVSKKDIHWTYADLIDIPKAGKNISVILNSEKVTFEGTEGAIKANGKRVLPSYRVNDRDNIVLEDGSEKEPILSDLFEFIDIRREELVGKSIRLFVNNHQARFTTPLKDGDRVNIEFPEV from the coding sequence GTGAGTACCACCCACTTTGCCCTGGATATCGGAACCAGGACCGTTGTGGGGCTCATTGTAGAAGGAGAAGAGCCTCTGGAAATAAAAGCCGCATGCATACTCGAGCATAATCAGCGCAGTATGCATGACGGACAGATCCATGATGTTGACAGGGTCGCAGAGGTTGTACAGAAGGTAAAGAAAGAACTTGAAGAGACCATCGGTCATGAACTTACCAGAGCCTCTGTGGCAGTTGCAGGAAGAGCTCTGAAAACGTCCAAGGTGAAACTGTCCATTGACCTGCCCTATGGAGAGATCAGCAAAAAGGAGATCTCCGAGCTTGAATTTGAAGCGGTTGCAAGGGCAGGCAGTGAGATCGATTGTGATGAAAGGTTCAACTGTGTGGGCTATTCTGTTGTGGGTTATGAACTTGAGGGACAGAAGATATCAAGCCTTGAAGGACATACCGGGAGTTCCATATCGGTTGAGCTGCTTGCAACATTCCTGCCTGAAACCGTTGTGAACAGTATGTTCGCAGTGCTTGACAGATGCGGCCTTGAAGCGGAGAGTGTCACACTGGAACCCATAGCCGCACTGAATATCGCAATCCCCAGGGACACACGCAAACTCAATCTTGCGCTGGTGGATATCGGTGCGGGTACATCGGATATTGCAGTCACCAGTGAAGGAACTGTCGTGGGCTATGGCATGGTCCCTGAAGCCGGGGACGAGATCACTGATTTTATTTGTGAGCATTATCTGCTTGATTTTAAGAAGGGTGAGGAGATCAAGCAACAACTGGTAGATGAAGATAAGGTGGAAATAAAGGACATTTTCGGTGTGGGAACCGAAATACAGACCTCTGAGATCATTTCTGTTATTGAAGATGAGGTTGACAGGCTTGCCGGCCATATCGCCGAAGAGATAATTTCCATCAATGGAAACCCCCCAAGGGCGGTTGTACTTGTTGGCGGAGGGTCACAGACAGCTACGCTCAAAGAAAAACTCGCTGAACATCTGGGCATACCTGTGCAGCGAATTGGTTCAAGACTTCCGGAAATGATAGAAGATCTGGAAGACAGGACAGGCAAAGTAACTGGTGCTGATATGATCACTCCTCTGGGAATAGCCCTTACATCCATACACAACGACGGAATTGATTTTATCGAAGCTTCAGTGAACGGTACGAATGTCCACCTGATGGACCTCAATGGTCTTACGGTTATGGATGCACTCGTTGCCACCCGTATCAAAAGAATGTATCCACGTCCCGGCATGGCTCTTACATTGAAGGTCAATTCAGAATTCGTGACCATAGAAGGAGAGACAGGACAGCATGCAAGTATCAGGCTTGATGGTAATAAAGCAAGTCTCGGAGATCCTATCAGCAGTGGTTCGCGTATTGAATTCAATCCTCCTGTTGACGGGAAGGATGCCAGCATAACAGTACGTGATCTGGCAGCCAGACAGGGAATAACAATGAAAGTTGATGTCACGATCAATGGCAGGAAGGAAAAGCAAACGCCTCTTCTTCGTGTAAATGGTGAGCGAGTAGAACCCGATACAGAGATACCTGACAGGGCCGAGCTTATCATCGCACCTGCAACTGTAAAAGAAGTACTGCACACCATGGCTGACAGTGATCCGGAAGAGAAGCTTCAGATCACACTTAACAGGAGAAGTAAAGTCCTTGACAGGGCGGAATATACCGTGGAACTTAACGGGGAAGCTGTTGTCCCGAAGTATTTCGATGATACTGTCATCAAAGACGGAGATGTTCTGCATGTCAGCAAAAAGGACATACACTGGACATATGCTGACCTCATTGACATTCCAAAGGCAGGAAAGAATATCAGTGTCATACTGAACAGTGAGAAAGTTACCTTCGAAGGGACTGAAGGAGCCATTAAAGCCAATGGAAAGAGGGTACTTCCCTCGTACAGGGTCAACGATAGGGATAACATCGTCCTGGAAGACGGATCCGAGAAGGAACCCATACTTTCTGATCTTTTCGAATTTATAGATATCAGACGTGAAGAGCTTGTCGGAAAGAGCATACGTCTGTTTGTTAACAATCATCAGGCACGCTTTACCACACCTCTCAAAGACGGTGACAGGGTGAATATAGAATTCCCGGAGGTTTGA